Within Primulina tabacum isolate GXHZ01 chromosome 5, ASM2559414v2, whole genome shotgun sequence, the genomic segment CTGTGGCAAAGAACTAACTATGCCTCTGGTAAAGTTCAAAAGACCAAACTCAAAAAAGGGAAATTATGAGCATACAAGGCATACCTCATGCAGCCTGACTATGCAAGGGTGTCTGACGATCTTCATTACGGAAATCTCTCTCTTTATCTGTTAACTTTAAaaagttgtcaatagaacttgACAGGACAAATATTAGAAAATGTATGTAGCTTCTCATCGTGAATTTGCATGTATTGCTTGTCCACAACAATTACatcaacaaaataatttttctacGGCAGTACCTGCGGACTTCTATATATTCATTAAGTTTTTTATGGTAACCCCCATAGTTACATGGGTACTGAGAGTGCAGCCACTTGTCGTCGTGAATATTTTCATAGTGAGAGTAGTTTGGTAATCATAAAAACTAATTTCTCAAGTACTAAATCTTGAATTTTCCATGTCCAGTTGAATGATTGACAAGGACAGAGTGAGGCAGTGGTACTTGTGTGAGTTGAGAGCAAAGATGATGATGCATACACAAGCTGTCCGTGCATCTTGGGATTTGGGACTTGAGGAATAGGAGACATAAATTTCAATCGTTTCACAAGAACTTCAGCTAAATTTTTcccattaaaatttttatgattaataCTTTTGAAAAGAGCCCAAAAAGTCCTTGAATCCCCAAAATTGCCGAAACCTTTGTCTATCAAaccaattattttaattaaacttatTCATGAAATAATATAAGCTGCGTTACTTTGCAACAATGGTGGAGCCACATCCAGTCGCAGGCACACAATAGCCCCAGGTTTAGAGAAACGCTCTTATTCCTTTTTGAATAAACCTTTTTGAAAATCACAAAAATTGTTAATTAAAACTTTACCCCCTAACACTGGGTCCAGGCTCCTCAATATCAGAGATCACCTGATTTCGGTTTGTATAATTGAAGAGGAAACATTGATGTAACATAAGTCCAGATTATGGACAAAGAACTCATTTACTGAGGATTGAAACCTAAAAGTCCATGAACATAATTCACAAGTTTGCATTTGAActatttccaaaaataaaaataacaaacaaacaaacagcACGATCAATCAGTGAAGAGATAATGTGATACCTGATCAACCATTTTGTGCCTGAGGATAGTACTTTTAGCCATGATTTTGATAGCCACACTCTCATTGGTCTCCATGTTTTGTGCGAATTTAACTTTCGCAAAAGTCCCAGAACCGATGGTTCTTCCAAGCTCATACTTGCCCACTTTTCTCTTCACTGCCTTCATTTCACTTTAACAATAGTAAATTTGCCTCAGTAGAAATCTATACGAACAGTATGGATCAGGAACAGTTCAAGAACAGAAAATTcaatcaattatcaacaaatgaTCACAATCTACAAATTCTATGTGAATATTATTGATCATAAGCAGTTCAAACACAgaaaatcaatcaattataaAGAAATGATCGTAATATCCACAATTCTACAGACAATCAACTCCACGAAACTCGTTCATATAACAGAAATGAACACAacatcaacaaaataaaattttgttgctATTCCTAGATCAAAAAGCACGTTATTtactatataaaaaaaaagacaATTTTGAAACAAAGATTTCTAGTTTAATCAACTACAAATAATCGCAATAATTGAACACGACCGAAAATAATTACCCACCGCAATTCAAAACTGGTGGAAAGAAATGATTGCTGTTGCATTATCACAGGCAAACACAAATTATCGGCAAAACTGAATCCGATCGACGGAGCTGCAGCTCAAATTCGTGATTGATTTCAATAACTCGATCCATGAACTAATTATTAATTCGATCGAAGTTTTAGAATTTAGAGTATAATTAATTATAAGGTCATTCGATCCAGTAAACGGTGATTTATACTTGCGTAATGACTTTGAAGGGAATTATTTATCATCTCACGCGTAATATTTGACTAATGACTTTGGTCACAAGTACAATTATCGTCTTTAACTATAGTCTTCAAccgttaaaatatatataattttgatatgttgtttATCAATTGTGCTCAATATGTTCGTCTGACATTGTAAATACATAAGCATCTATTCAATAATCACATAAGTGGGACATTATTGATGGACAACGAAAATTGATCATATCTGGTGAAAgattgaaatatttttcattgattaatagaatttgaaattatttgaaCTCGTGCTTGAGTGAATTTTAGCTgattattttatgtatttatttcaaattataCTATTCACAtagaaatataaaataaatgtggCGAATTTCCGgtttatgaaaattaataatgtCCAAAACAGTATAATGAGTCTAAATCAATTCAAAATGTGCAATCGATATCCTAAAATCAGTAACCCAGAGTAGTAAACTCAGTTGTTTAATTCTTAGAACTAGCAATTTATGCACACAATACGTGCTTATATATAatacttttttaaaataaataaatttatttttttgttttaaaattatattttatataaatataaaatcataGGAGAGAACAAAGTTGGAAATGAAATTAATATGCCGAAGTGGATGAAAGTGtaaaagaaatttttgaaattgaaaaaTGCACACATGTGAGGATTTTTATTTagccaaaaacattattttttaaaaaaacttaaagTAGCAAAGAGAAACGTGAACCAAaactaaaaatatgaaaattagaATTAGAGGGTGAAGGGCCTTTTTTAATTAGGAAAAAAATCACCAAATTATAGTTTTTATTTAGACTCTCTATGTAGCTATATAGATGTGAAGGGTCAAATGGAATTTGGAAAATAAATGTCTTACAAATGGAAAAATGTTCAACTAATGTGACAAAAGTTGCTTTCTCTAATGTGCTAAAATTAATTactattaatatataatatattaattttttagtaacaaatatatataacaaatttTGATGTTGATTATATTCTTTTCAGATAAAAAATTCGGtacaaaaacttgaaaattgctactaatatatgatattcgAGTATTAAATGTTTcagatataatattaatatatatttattaatactCTAATGTCTATAACAAATTTTTGTATCAATGACACGTTTTTTTCAATGAAATTCAACTATAttgtaaaaaatttaaaagcgAGTCTCCTtagaaataattttaatttatttaaattaaataatctttaATAATAGTAgtatcaaatatatatttaatcaaTCCAAATTGTAAGATTTATAAATAGTTAatggattttttattttaaaaaacacaaaaaaaattgtCAGATAATCTCATTAATCaattttatatgataaattttattacaaAAATATTGTTGATTATTGTAATTATAAACAAGATTTACTCGTCTCACGAGTAAATATCAtgctattttaaaaatattcatcACAAAAATTAGAGAGTAAAATTAATTTGGATATACATAACAAGGAGACTATCAACTAAATTCCAtttttattacagaattggacCTTAAATAATTGttgcttaaatttttttagatcattattattgaagattcATATGATCCAAAACCACCCCATCACCGACCCAGCAGCCAGACCCAATCCCAGCATCACCGCCATAACAATGGCGGCGACCTCAGACTCCTGCGGCGGCACCGACATCGGAGTGAGAATCATAATCACACTCGTCAAATACCCGTTACTCATCCCCAGCATCGCAGTCAGAACCACCACGGGCGCCTCCGTCCTCAGCCACTTCGGGCCCCGGAAACAACCAATAAACAGAGGATAAAACATAATCCTCAGCACGCAACCCCAGGTAGCTTTCCTGACACCGTTCATGACATAGATCCCTGTCAGCGATTTCCCCACAAAATCCGCCAAGTTGTAGGTCGCAATCAGCATCACTGGGTACCAGTCTCTGAGGATCTTCGACTCCAGATTCTCCGCCAAGAACCCTGGGAAGATGGAGAGAGTGACTGCGTAGATCATGAAGATCCCAAAAGCTGGCCAGCGGATTTTGGTGAGAATTCGAAGGAATTTGGGCGGTGAGAGACCGAGTGGCAGAAACCCATCTTTGAGATTGCTGTAATGGTGCTGCATTACCTGTAATTTGCAGAGAAGATTGCAGCAGAAGATGCATATTAGCAGGATAACCGAGCTGACAATGAAGTAAAATTGTGCACTGATTTTGAGGCCTTGCGGGGTTTGAGGAAGCGATGCTTTTGTTATGATCCGCAGCGTAGATATCATAACCCCTGCCACCAAACAAATCAAtgaaatatgtaaaatattaatttcaatattagacacaaagttcaaaaaatggatttttgagaggttttttcGTTGTCTTAAATTTTTGTGACAAATGGAAAGATGATATACAGAAACGAAACAATGAGTTATTACCTAATCGCGGTGATGAGTTACTAAAAACATCTAATTTACACTAGATTTGGATTTTTGAGCCCAATCTTATATAACACAATCAgtaaaatatgaaatattatatgatctgatgacataaaaattaattccTCTTCGAACATGTGTCATAAAATGGATTAAAGGGTGGTGGTTCTATTTTTTCAAGAATTATTAATTATCGaatttttttattctaaaaaaCTCAATATTGCTCATAATTCTTTTTGAATTCAGTCGACACAAGTACTACTCCAAAGCCACTAATGGGCTTGCTTACCCGAAGAAGCCGTCCCGGCAAAAATGGCCTGCATGTATTTCTTCGGCAACTTACCCGCACTCCCCACCAAGCTTCCTCCCACCAACCCGTCAGCAATGCCGCAGACAAAAACCGACGCAACAACCGTGTCGAACGCCGCATCAGAACTCAACATTCTTCCGTTTTTCCGCCAGCTCCAACTCATTATCGGAGTAGCCATTAACGACAGGACAAACATAGAGAAGCCCAAGTTCATCCTCAACCTCAAGCTCAAACTCCTCCTGAAGAAATCCCAGCTCAAAAGTATGATCAAAACCAGCAAAGAAGAGCTCATGTACACGACGGAGAAAACCCTTTCGATGTGTCTGTTTGGATAAAGATACCCGAAGTAATCCACGGCTGTGATTAGCGCATTCCATGGAAGCAAGTTGCCTGCTCCGAGGAAGAAATGGAGAATATATGCGATTTTGTATGGGTCTTTTGGTGGAGTACAGTCCGAGTCTTGAATGGAATTAATCTTGCCACCCTCCATTGTTGTAGGTGGATTAATTTTCTGGGTTGGGTGTTGGTTTTATTGACGCATTCGAAATTCGTGGGGATGTGGTTTTTTCGTACGTTTTCATATATAATATGGTGTCACACCATATATATGAGGGAAATTTTATCAGAACTTGCATGGGATCACGTTTCTTATTGACTTCATATTCTTACATTAATgtattttttgaaaactaattctGATGTAATATTTTCATGTTATTAGAAAGTGTTTGGCTTAGCTTTCTCAAAGTGCATGATTCACGAACGTCCTAGAGTCTGAAATATATGTTTGAGAACATATATGTCAAAAAATAAAttgtaacaataaaaataataatcgcATAACGTaacttatatatttattatttatttaatattattgtaTCCATTTTTGTAAATCTTACCCGAGCTGCTACGCAAACAAAACACATTTAGAGTGCTCGAAAGGATTGGAGGTACAATACTAGCTAACATTTTCATGTTGAATGATGCTCTTCAAGTCACATGCATGTGCACGTCAATTTGGTGCGTGCTAGCTTAGCTAGCCTTTCTTTCATAGCTTCCTTAAATATCTATATAATTTACCTGCACAAATTTTCCATTTCTGTCTCCGTATTCATCATTCATTAACTATATATATAAGAAGGAGAATTTCTATGCTGCACCGGGTGGAACGAAACCAGTGCAAGTATTTATCGTTGATTTTCGTGCGCCCCGCGCGCACGATTTCATACGGACCCATGAAAATAACCAATATCAACCCCACTGACTGTAACAGGGTCTGTTACACCGGGTGGAGGATAGAATTTTCCTATAAGGAGCAAGAACAAAAATGCCGGACTCATCGTCGGTGTTCGAGTTGGTAAAGTAGGTGAGCATTTGACCAATGATAATGAGTTTTATTTCCCATATCAGTACTTTTTCGGAAGAGCCTGTCACACATAGTTTGCCCATAATTGTTTACTCAGTGCGCACAAAAAAATATAACAGTTACGAATTCTATCATCATAGAAAAAatgaaacaaaacaaaattgtCACGACTCAAATTAGTAAACTTGTCATGTCCCGATTTCTAAAGTTGGACACACTCAGAAAGAATTGCAATTTTGGTTTTGTATATTTGTATTTTGCAATTTTGACCCATTATATAGTCAAAATTTTGGTCTTGTTACAGTATCTTGGTtcttattttcttatttttttcagtGTAGTGCTGACATGACGCTTAAATGTGTACTGttatgtcaacagtcttgttgaaaaattatcaaaaattgaaagatccatgattaaattaaaattggacaattaaaaatatataaatcgcaaAAAAACAAACATGTAAATCCAAAATTACAATTTTCCCAAAAAAAGCATACATAAACTTTCGATGACACCAGATCTTGAACTCTCAAAAAGAGTAAAAGACCATGACTAATGTGTTTTATTTATCACATACGTACtataaagttttttttatcataccatcgataaattataaaaacttatTTAAATACCATGATCAAATAAAACGGAAATGCATAACCAAACAATTAGTCACAACGATGAAAAAATAACATCAACAAATCCTACTGTTGATTTTATGTCCAATCTCTATCCCAAAAGGTCTTTTTCAGGGGAAAAAAATTCCAGCGACAATACATCATAGAAAAAAGTAAGACTTTAACTGCATAATAAATGGAAAACAAAAAATGCTACTCTTTTAGCTGGATTCATGCTAATgtcaaatattttatatttggcATTGGATTGTTGTGTTTCCCGTGACTGACTGATATCGTTCCTTCGATATTAATTGTATTGAggttgaataaatcagaataacATTTGAGTGTTAATTATACGCTACCCACTAGTCTCGGATATGTGGCTTCACAAAAATTATGATCAAAGAAAGGGtcctaaatgatatttttacatAGCCTTGTCACCTCTcctatcattattattattttattttatttaaaaaaaacaccaTAATTTATTATCAAAAACCATTTTAAGTGGGTGAGTTCAGTATGAGTAAaaactaattattattttttactattTACAATTATATATGTATGTTTGTATGTATGTATGAATGAATCTTTGATTTTTTATGAACAAAAATGTCACGTCGTTTTGTTTTTCCTTCTTATCAAGAAACGCTAAATTTCAAAGTATACTTTAATTAAAACAGCGTTAAAAAAAAGTGAATAAAAGCCACTTCTTCAGGAGATGGCAAGAGTCGTCGATTCAAAGACTTTTGTGTTATTTTTCACATGATTTGGCCATGGAACCCAACGCGTTTGAGTACTTTCTCCATAGAATAATCgtcataaaataattatagaGAATGAATTAAAACttcaaaactattttttttaaaaaaaaatatttgaataggAGACGGACAAATCtatttcataaatcaaaatacgtatacatttttgTAGCCATTGTTGGGGGAATAAGGTGAAGCAGTGGTTATAGGTAGTCGATCGAGGattatatatatgcttaaaattgaCATGGGATTTGATTGATAGGAGTTTAAAAATTTGGAATCAAATGGGTGATTGATTATATATTCTCATTGAATGGTGGGGACAGAAAATGGATGGGTTGTGTTGGAGAGAACCCAATGTTTCTACTGCAGCACATGCTACCAATAATATATCCCAATTCCAATTATATTGAATGGCTTGCATCGACCAATCCATCAATGTACGTGTTGCTTCCTCCTTTATGAATTGTCAAGCCTTTTGTGTGACATCCAATGGATCGTGTGGGGGTAATTGAGTGACTCGAATCGTTTGGTGTGCCTGATAAAATAGTAATTGATTCTTCGTTTGACGTTATTTGAATTACAtatataaattttcaatttttgtcACGTTATTGGTCGATTTATAGTCAATATATTAActtgtatttcttttttttttcaattttagtctGTTTACAATAATATGTTGACATGACGTCGTAAAATGCTGTCATGACATTAGAAAATACTGACGTGCCACGTGATATTGCCGACATGTCCGAATCTCCGATATCACATCAAcattatgataaaaaaaaatatcaaaatcgaAACAAAAAGTACGAGCTAATAGATTAAAATCGTAAATCGATTgataacaaaacaaaaaattgtTGTTCTCCGGTTGAATTAGTATCATC encodes:
- the LOC142545582 gene encoding equilibrative nucleotide transporter 8, with the protein product MEGGKINSIQDSDCTPPKDPYKIAYILHFFLGAGNLLPWNALITAVDYFGYLYPNRHIERVFSVVYMSSSLLVLIILLSWDFFRRSLSLRLRMNLGFSMFVLSLMATPIMSWSWRKNGRMLSSDAAFDTVVASVFVCGIADGLVGGSLVGSAGKLPKKYMQAIFAGTASSGVMISTLRIITKASLPQTPQGLKISAQFYFIVSSVILLICIFCCNLLCKLQVMQHHYSNLKDGFLPLGLSPPKFLRILTKIRWPAFGIFMIYAVTLSIFPGFLAENLESKILRDWYPVMLIATYNLADFVGKSLTGIYVMNGVRKATWGCVLRIMFYPLFIGCFRGPKWLRTEAPVVVLTAMLGMSNGYLTSVIMILTPMSVPPQESEVAAIVMAVMLGLGLAAGSVMGWFWII